Proteins from a single region of Streptomyces sp. HUAS 15-9:
- a CDS encoding Rv1733c family protein, translating into MSAHGSPSASGPPRPHQGNAPHGTNPLRRASDRFESWFGRVLMLVLVLGVPAAALSAGLTAYESSMRTVHAQVAQRHEVVARVTSDVPGDDPVSKQPARIRWIEQNGVTRTGTTFVEPGTRKGATVRVWVNRDGAITDAPMNTVAAKAHGWFVGVMAALGVIAGVQAARAATRLALDRRRYAQWTTEWDLVEPLWSQRFRR; encoded by the coding sequence ATGAGCGCACACGGTTCGCCGTCCGCATCCGGTCCACCCCGGCCCCACCAGGGGAACGCACCCCATGGGACGAACCCGCTGAGGCGTGCGTCCGACAGGTTCGAATCCTGGTTCGGCCGGGTGCTGATGCTCGTCCTCGTCCTCGGAGTGCCGGCGGCCGCGCTCAGTGCGGGGCTGACGGCGTACGAGTCATCCATGCGCACCGTGCACGCCCAGGTTGCGCAACGACACGAGGTCGTCGCCCGAGTGACGTCGGACGTGCCGGGTGATGACCCTGTGTCGAAGCAACCGGCGCGGATCCGCTGGATCGAGCAGAACGGCGTCACGCGGACGGGAACCACTTTCGTCGAACCGGGAACACGCAAGGGTGCCACGGTGCGGGTGTGGGTGAACCGGGACGGAGCCATCACCGATGCACCGATGAACACGGTCGCCGCGAAGGCCCACGGCTGGTTCGTGGGTGTCATGGCGGCACTCGGTGTGATCGCCGGGGTCCAGGCCGCACGGGCAGCCACACGCCTGGCGCTGGACCGGAGGAGGTACGCGCAGTGGACTACCGAATGGGACCTGGTGGAGCCGCTGTGGTCCCAGCGCTTCCGCCGGTGA
- a CDS encoding DUF1876 domain-containing protein, with amino-acid sequence MSHTAEWKVRLHLFEDDDGTTKAHVVLDTGTTALTGHGTAHCHPADTDVPEIGDELAAGRAMHDLAHQLLNVAGHDIQAMGASRPSAREAAGWPV; translated from the coding sequence ATGTCGCACACGGCTGAATGGAAGGTTCGTCTCCACCTCTTCGAAGACGACGACGGAACGACCAAGGCGCACGTGGTGCTCGACACCGGCACCACGGCGCTCACCGGTCACGGAACCGCGCACTGTCATCCGGCGGACACGGACGTGCCGGAGATCGGTGACGAACTGGCGGCAGGCCGGGCCATGCACGACCTCGCCCACCAGCTGCTCAACGTCGCGGGACACGACATCCAGGCCATGGGTGCGTCGCGGCCGAGCGCCCGTGAGGCCGCTGGATGGCCCGTGTGA
- a CDS encoding CBS domain-containing protein yields MQHRTVEELMTRDVVRARRDTPFKELVRLLAENDITAVPVVDDLERPMGVVSEADLLRKSADQADPSGRVPVPNLEAWERAKAGGSRAEELMSAPAVCARPEWNVVEAARLMEAQHVKRLPVVDEADRLLGIVSRGDLLRIFLRRDDAIRDEITADVLRRTMGLDPSEVTVEVREGRVDLGGSVEFRSLIPVIEHLCRGVDGVVSVAGHIDYRTDDTGRSPATS; encoded by the coding sequence ATGCAGCACCGAACGGTCGAGGAGCTCATGACCCGGGACGTCGTCCGGGCACGGCGTGACACGCCGTTCAAGGAGCTCGTCAGGCTGCTGGCGGAGAACGACATCACCGCCGTGCCCGTGGTGGACGATCTGGAGCGCCCCATGGGTGTGGTGTCCGAGGCCGACCTGCTGCGCAAGAGCGCCGACCAGGCCGACCCGTCGGGCAGGGTTCCGGTCCCGAACCTGGAGGCCTGGGAGCGGGCCAAGGCCGGAGGTTCCCGCGCCGAGGAACTGATGTCGGCTCCCGCGGTGTGCGCACGTCCGGAGTGGAACGTGGTGGAGGCCGCGCGCCTCATGGAGGCCCAGCACGTCAAGCGGCTGCCCGTGGTGGACGAGGCGGACCGGCTCCTGGGCATCGTCAGCCGCGGTGATCTGCTGAGGATCTTCCTGCGCCGTGACGACGCCATCCGCGACGAGATCACCGCGGACGTGCTGCGGCGCACGATGGGGCTCGATCCCTCGGAAGTAACGGTCGAGGTGCGCGAGGGGCGGGTCGACCTGGGCGGCTCCGTGGAGTTCCGGAGCCTGATCCCCGTCATCGAGCACCTGTGCCGTGGTGTCGACGGCGTGGTGTCGGTCGCCGGACATATCGACTACAGGACGGACGACACCGGCCGTTCCCCCGCTACTTCTTGA
- a CDS encoding DUF1918 domain-containing protein, translating to MRAHLGDQGVIEGPTTGGATRDGKTVGLHHEDGTAPYDVRWSGTDAVSSSARRCLGW from the coding sequence ATGCGAGCTCACCTCGGCGACCAAGGCGTCATCGAAGGTCCGACGACTGGCGGCGCCACGCGCGACGGCAAGACCGTCGGACTCCACCACGAGGACGGAACAGCTCCGTACGACGTGCGATGGTCGGGCACGGACGCGGTCAGCAGTTCGGCGAGGAGGTGCCTTGGGTGGTGA